Below is a genomic region from Cottoperca gobio chromosome 24, fCotGob3.1, whole genome shotgun sequence.
AAGATCTAGAAGGGAAGAAGCCAGGAAACACAGCGAGATGGTGATTCATGCTGCACAACCAAAAGGCACAGTACATAgcacacataacataacatgttGTTAAAGATCAGTAATTAGAAACAAAGATTTATACAAACATGAAAACAGTTGACTCACCTCTTGCACTTCCAGTGTGTAAGTGTTGTGTGTAGCAGCGTGGGTGTTCTTAACATATTGGATAATGATCTCCGCCTCATCTGTAGTCTTGTCAACAACCTGtgaaataacagaaaatatTAGCTACTGTAATCCCCCCCACACATAAAGATCTTCATACAAGGACCACGCTGAACATTATTCTGGGAGAAAAACACTGAGTTACACTCCTCACCTCAATCTTGGTTTTGAGTTTCTCATAGTTGATGTCGATGGGATCGCTCTCGTTGTCCTGGGCCCCTCCTCTCAGCAGGCTGTATGCCACTTCAATGTCCAACAGGTTGTCCAACATCTGAACTTTAGCCTGAAGAGAGATGCACGTTGATGTTGCGAGATCCATTTATACTCCATCCATTTATTTAACAGTGTTCGTGTTCTTACTTGAATGTAGTCCAGAGTGTTGAGCAGCGGGGGCTTCTTCATACCAAAGTCGTGAGGTATCAGGGTGTAGAAGCGATTGGAGAGATCCAGGATCTGGGCCTCGGACGAACTATCTGACACGGCCTGTgacgaaaacaaaaacaaccgaCGCGTGGTCAGGGGCTACAGATAACGTGTCCAACCACTGGCACCTTGTAGTAATGTTGCAAACTCATCACGACGGTCTAACGGAGTTAAAAGGGAAAGGAACTGAATGTGTTCAAGTAGATTGCAATGCACCACACAGTACTACAAAGAGGAATCCCAATAGAAAGGTGAATAGTGAGACTTCCTTCCTGGAGGGGTTTGTTGGTTGCTCACCTGCTGTACGTCAGTGAGGAGAGAGTAGGCACTCTGGATTTGCCTCTTACTCAGCTTTCCGAGGGGCATCTTCTGGAGGTCAATCTGTAGACGGGAAAGGAGAGATAAGATAAACATATTTGGGACACTTTGAAGAATAATGCAAACAGAGAGGGACTAATATTTTTAGAAAATGGTGTGAAACTTGTCTGTATTTTTATActgcttttgaaaaatgtagTAACATATGTACATAACAAACAAAACCAATTTTCTTTCACTCTGAAATTTATCAAAGAATCAGTTTTTTGGTGTGTCCTaagaacacaaacataaacaagtgTTTATCTTACATGctacaaacaaatcaaaaagtCTTACCTCGAACTCCACCATGGCCTTCTTCATGCTCTCGACATCAAAGATCATCTTGATCAGCTCCTGGACGGGTTTGGCCAGCTTGGACTTGGTGCCGGCGGTGGCCGTCAGCCTCTTCACTGCTTCCTCATCCTGTCAAGAAACATCAACACCACAGATAAAAACTGAATCTAGTCAgatacagaaagaaacacactgtCGGCTATCTCCTTTctagttttgtgtgtgttaatgcgAGTACCTGTCCATAGTCAATCTCCAGAGGGTAGAACTTATTGGGATATTTGGTGAAGTTGGAGGAGCTCCAGGCGTTGCCCGTCTTCTCCTTGTAGACACCCAGGAAGTTGTCCAGGGCAGAGTTTTTGTCGTGAAACTTGTCCAGCTTGTTGCCTCCGATGGTGGTGCCCACTCTGCCCCAAGACCTGAACACCCagtacctgcacacacagataagaGAGCTGTGAAGTTAGAATGATTATTCTAACAATAATGATGGGAAAAGGAAACAACGTGGCACCACTGCACTGCAGTTAGCAAGCTAAGACAGTTCAAGAGTTTGTCTAATGCCTCCTTAACTGACGTGAATGTACCCTTTAAGTGAAATGACTTTCTGCAGCACCACTGACCGTTTCTGTACGTCATCCTCCAGCAGCTGCAATTTGTAGTAGGAGTTAGTTCCTCTGACAATGTCCACGAGACCCAGCGTAGCACTGTACATCTTCCCGCTCTGCTCCAGGACATGAGCGCTGTTTTCCAGCCCTAAGAAATCAAGTCAATAGTCAATGTCaaaagacacaacaacaaaaaagaaaatggaaagagaTGTTTTCCTTGCAGGGCGCTCATGACTACCTGAGTCTGGAtccacagcagctcctccttTGACTGTGAGTTTCATCTTCTTGGATTTGCTAcctgtgatttatttataaatatacattaagACACACCACAGAGTCCAATGCTGTAACACAAGTCTAGATGAATTACCGCTTTAAAACATGAGCTAACATTTAGATAATCATCTATAAGCACATTAACAACACACGTCCTttaccttcctcctccttcaccctGCCTGTGCTCTTGGTAGCCGGCGTTCCAGACTTGGAGGCCACGGACGGAGCCTGAGCCTCGACTTTGACCTCCGCGCCCCAGGGTGAGATGGCGTGCAGGGCGACGAGTTCCTGGAGGGCTTTACCCGACGACTTGATGTCGGTGAGAAAACCTTCGGAGACCACGCGCACGCCAGCGTCCCTCGTTTCCTCCATTTTCTTAGTcatcttctccacctcctctgtgAAAACATGGAGGAAGCAGGTGTGATGAAGACAGCAAGTTAGAGAAGTTGTGCAACATTGAGGGCACTCACTGGCCCACACATGGGTAATTCTGCCTTTTTTTGACTGGTTACTCACTTTTGGTGCTGAGGCAGAGAGAAGCCTTGTTGGCTGTGCTGGTTATCTTTCCGCCCAGCTCCTCTACAGCTGCCTTCAGATCATCCTTGTTCTTGGTCAGCTTGCCAACAGTCACCAGCTTCATCCCAGTAAGCGGTTTGTCTATGGGACAGAAATACAcgtaaaacatattaaaaagtatttggTGTTATATTCCACCAGCCGGGGTCGTCTTACTGCGTTTTCTACTGCGttttctgctgctttaaatcaaatgtaaccGCATGTTTAACGCATCAATTGAATTAGAACATAAGCTCAGCATACAGAGGATACAGAatccaaatgaaataaatgtttcaataatTGCAGGTtcacctctttctctttgtcttcacTAACCTGCAGGCGCTCCCTCTGGCAGTCTCTCAGTCGGGGCGTTGGATGCACTCGCCAAGGGTTTTGCTTTGGCTGTGGTGAGGGTTTCGGTGGGCTCCTCCTTTGGGTAAAGCTTGTCCTGTCGCTTGAACTTGAATTTTTTCAGGAAGGGAACTTCGTGGAATTCCTGAAATGATAGAGCCAGAATATTCAGTACAGAAAGGAATTTGTGACATTTCCTCAAATCGTTGTGTAGAGATTATATTTTTATCCACCGCAAAAGTAGAATGTTAGCTCCGGCACATTTAGCATGAGGATAGCTGAGATGAGGTGACCCTACCTTGGGGGTGACCCAGTCTTTGCGTATGGGTGTCATGGTTttgaacacacactttgtccAGGCTGAGATGTCCCCTGTACAGTAATAAGCATCACCCTTGAACACCAGCTGGCCCGTGCACTCCTTACAGGCCTCAAGGGCACCAAAAGCCATGCCGTCCCCCAGGCAGTTCACCACCTGACAATCAAACAACACATACATGTCATGTTTAACAGCCTCAGGTATACTCTATGCTactttaaactaaattaaatgctttcattctgtactgttcatttttgCTATAACTgctttaacattgaatgtgtaaaagtgtgtattcttgaaaagcctgagatcaaatagactgtgttaccacgggaacaagaggaagtttctctgataaatgtgtaagacTACCgacagatttcataaaacttaacaaaccggggtttgtttatgaaacgggaagacgaCCAttaatgggtagcaaagggagtaaagcagttgaagggccacaggggcccattgttgatctcatgctttcaaaatatggctctgatagtttaaaacatttacaagaatggtgatgaatgtggtttcccggcaggagggtcgttaagtacggcacagatacggaaactaggcatgatttccaatgttatttatactattttaattctgctattttatactattttaattctgctatttatactattttaattctgctatttttataatgatacttcagactcatttacatctacactgattattgtactgtaaatgctcttattctgtctattcttgtatgaaaggtgctatacaaataaagcttattattattattattattattattattgcaacTGTTCATATGTTACATATACAGTAAAAGACCAAATATTGAACAGAACACTTTCTCCGTCAACACAACTGACTGGATTTCTTTCAATAGCGTTTCATTTTGAATACAGATAAGTAAATAAGATCTTACATTTGATTCTCCAGAGGGAACATCCTGGCCATTTGCGATCAGCAGCTCCTTCATATCGTTGGTTGAACAAAATTTCCTCAGCTTGTCCTTGATTCCCCAAATCAGCTGGCTTTGGTTCtgcagattcacacacacacacaaaccgagCAGCATATTAACAACATGGTCACCGAACATAATGTTGTTTACGACAAAAGAGAGGGAAATGTACCTTCAACTGCTcctccagcttcttcttctcatcctcttcctccttcttctgtttctttgaTGCTCCATCCACCTCGTCAGCTTTACGCTTCCTgtaagagaagagaagtttcAAAAAAGTTCCATTTCAAacttctgttgttttgtttaaaaaaaaaaaaaaacattcaaatgaactTCCTAAATTAGGCCAAACGGGATACTGGAACAAACAAGCTTTAGTCAGACACCTTTATTCATTAGGATAATTCATTAGGGCCCCATCAATTAAtggacatggacacacacacacacacacacacacacacacacacacacacacacacacacactcccaggtGTCAATGCTGATATCATCCACACTGCCCTGACAAGAAATATTAATTAGCCTTCCcgtgagagcacacacacatcagttaATGACCTTTAGTCTCGGGTCTAATTCTTTGGAGTGCAAATAAGCAAGACAAACATCCCTCATTAGACAACTACTGAGATCATGAGGGAAGAATATAATTCTATAAAGTAGCATCCTGCAGAGTTGTTCAAACACTGCTCTTTAATGTGAGGACAGCACAGACGGCTGCTGTCAGCACGACGACGACGGAGCCTTGAGTAATGACACTCGATTTAAAAAGAACCACACTGCTGTAGATTGGTGAGTCATTTTACCGCTTTCTTACATTTCAACGAATTGAATAATTAATGTTGACTAATTTGAATCTTATTTAATTCTTTAGGGAAAACCATGGAGAACACGAGTGCACTGTTGAACCTCTACACTTTCCACCGAACTAGAAACTCTTCCCATCTGCCTTCCAGTTTCCTGCAGCCTTTCCAGAACTCCTCaactccttcctcctcccctccgtCACCTCCGCCTGCTGACCTGCTGATTTCCCTCAACGTGGCGTACATGGCGGCTGAGCTCGTCATAGCCTTCCTCTCCACAATCGGCAATTTGCTGGTCTGCGCTGCCGTGGGCCTCAACCGCAAGTTACGCACCGTCACCAACTACTTCCTGGTCTCGCTCGCAGTCGCTGACATCTGCGTGGGCGCGATCGCAATTCCCTGTGCCATCCTGACTGATATGGGTATACCCCGTCATAACCTCTACTTGTGTTTGCTCATGTTaagtgttttaataatgttCACACAGAGCTCCATCTTCAGCCTGCTGGCGGTGGCTGTGGAGCGCTACGTCGCCATCTTCATGCCCTTACGCTACCAGGTCCTGATGACACCTCGCAACGCCGTGTTAGTGATCCTGACCACGTGGCTGCTGGCCTTTCTCATCGGGCTTGTGCCTCTGATGGGCTGGCACAAGACGCCGCCTGATTCAGGCTACTGTTTCTTCGTCTTGGTGGTGGACATGACCTACATGGTTTATTTCAACTTCTTTGCCTGTGTGCTGGCTCCCTTGGTAATCATGTTTCTCATCTATGCCCAAATCTTTGCTACGGTCAAGCGGCAGGTGAGGCGCATTGCGTCTGAGCAAAGCGGCAGAGGGGAGG
It encodes:
- the parp1 gene encoding poly [ADP-ribose] polymerase 1 encodes the protein MADSQEDKLYKAEYAKSSRAWCKKCKENIAKDSLRMAIMVQSPMFDGKVPHWHHFSCFWLRAAAQSTADIAGYSDLRWIDQEKVKKAIESGGAAGGEGDPKSGAKGEKTLTDFAVEYAKSNRSTCKGCDQKIGKDQIRVSKKTVDAEKPQLGLIDRWYHTACFVSGREELVFKPEYSAAQLKGFNALRAEDKEELKKRLPAVKTEGKRKADEVDGASKKQKKEEEDEKKKLEEQLKNQSQLIWGIKDKLRKFCSTNDMKELLIANGQDVPSGESNVVNCLGDGMAFGALEACKECTGQLVFKGDAYYCTGDISAWTKCVFKTMTPIRKDWVTPKEFHEVPFLKKFKFKRQDKLYPKEEPTETLTTAKAKPLASASNAPTERLPEGAPADKPLTGMKLVTVGKLTKNKDDLKAAVEELGGKITSTANKASLCLSTKKEVEKMTKKMEETRDAGVRVVSEGFLTDIKSSGKALQELVALHAISPWGAEVKVEAQAPSVASKSGTPATKSTGRVKEEEGSKSKKMKLTVKGGAAVDPDSGLENSAHVLEQSGKMYSATLGLVDIVRGTNSYYKLQLLEDDVQKRYWVFRSWGRVGTTIGGNKLDKFHDKNSALDNFLGVYKEKTGNAWSSSNFTKYPNKFYPLEIDYGQDEEAVKRLTATAGTKSKLAKPVQELIKMIFDVESMKKAMVEFEIDLQKMPLGKLSKRQIQSAYSLLTDVQQAVSDSSSEAQILDLSNRFYTLIPHDFGMKKPPLLNTLDYIQAKVQMLDNLLDIEVAYSLLRGGAQDNESDPIDINYEKLKTKIEVVDKTTDEAEIIIQYVKNTHAATHNTYTLEVQEIFKIVREGERQRFRPFEELHNRQLLWHGSRATNYAGIMAQGLRIAPPEAPVTGYMFGKGVYFADMVSKSANYCHTSQSDPVGLLLLAEVALGNMHELKKASHITKVPKGKHSVKGLGRSAPDPGASVTLDGVQVPLGKGSHTNIDDTSLLYNEYIVYDVAQINMKYLLKIKFNYQTSLW
- the LOC115003860 gene encoding adenosine receptor A1, producing the protein MENTSALLNLYTFHRTRNSSHLPSSFLQPFQNSSTPSSSPPSPPPADLLISLNVAYMAAELVIAFLSTIGNLLVCAAVGLNRKLRTVTNYFLVSLAVADICVGAIAIPCAILTDMGIPRHNLYLCLLMLSVLIMFTQSSIFSLLAVAVERYVAIFMPLRYQVLMTPRNAVLVILTTWLLAFLIGLVPLMGWHKTPPDSGYCFFVLVVDMTYMVYFNFFACVLAPLVIMFLIYAQIFATVKRQVRRIASEQSGRGEGQMRAAASMRREMKTATSLFLVLFLFTICWIPLHVINCFLLLCPHCTVPLELLLAAIILSHANSAVNPFLYAYTMTAFRDTFKAIFMCCRTYPTCTKEC